ACATCTATCGAATATGAACAAAAGCAAGCAAAGAAGAGCAACCAGTACAACATAAAGCACTGTAGAAAAAGGTATTTGACGCCACCTCCACAGCTAAAGCGCATGGGGATCTATCCTTTCGAATAAAAACCCTAGCTAAGCCATATATTGGATAGGGAAAAAGGAAGACGCAACGGTGACTCTGCGAAGCCGGGAACGGAGGATAACCCATAGAGGACGAATAACCCTCAGCAAGCCGTACTGTGACGGAGCTCCGGTGGATTTACATATGGTCAATGTAAACCGCTACTGATGATAGATagatggaaagaaaaaaaaaatggagGTTGGGCGGCGATGGCGGCCTTTTGTATGTTCTCGGAGGTGGGGGACGCTAGCCTGATTGGGTTTGAAAGCTAGTGATTGCCGAGACAGGTAAGCCTAGGGCTGGGGTATATGTAGTCATGTGATCTTTGTTGCCTCAGGTGGAGAAGACGTTGGGACTAATTAAGTTAGCATGTGATGAATGCCTAAGGCAAGGTGGCCCAAGCACTCAGGGGACAACACATGGAAGAGAGAATGCGTTGGCAGATGCAGTGCTTCAGATGACAGCTGCACGTGCAAGTACGCTCTATCATTATACGCAGTTATATTCGTGCTGGTAGCAGTAATTATATAGAAATCAGTACTTGTAGCCAGCAGTGACGTTGATGAGGGGAAAAGCTCAGGAGGGGCCCATTCCGCTTCCAATCACGGGCCACGAGCACGAGACCATCCGACCTCTCTCCTTTTCCCCTTCCTCTGCCTCTCTTCTTTGCCGTGttcttttttctgttttcttATCATATACCTGTCCTTGTCTGGTTTCCTTGCAATTGCTTCAATTCACGTGTAAGGTGAGCATACAACGACGCGGATTGTCACATGCAAACGGGCTGTTGATCGCAGGTGGGTTGGTTGCTTTCCCATATCATGCTTGCTACCCCCGGGAGTCTTGATGCTGTATTATTGGACAGCTGTCTTGCGATATTGATAGTGACCGATACTTGTGGAATTTCTTAGGTCTAGATCCGTTACCATCTCAGCCAGCCATCGCCTGCAGCTGCCCGCCGGACTTGCCCCGGTCTCTGCCCGACTCCGACAATGGGTTCGACATACGAGTCTGGCAACGATGTTCTGTCGTCCCTAAGATACATCCCCCAATCCTATAACCATGCAGACTCGCAAGCCTCGGCCCTAAGGCTGGTCCTGACCCTGAATCCCGACTGGGAGGGCCCTGGCAACAACATTGAGCTCGTGCGATTCACAGACGGCATCACCAATACTGTGTGTTCTATCTGGACTACTGTCTCCCGGGCAGACACTGTAAGGGGCTCTTGAGGACTAACGCAATGTAGCTGCTCAAAATCATTAATCGCAAACCGGAATGGACCGAAGAGCAAATAGACCACGAAGCAGTACTCATGAGAGCGTACGGTAACTGTACGGAACTTATCATAGACCGCGAAAGTATGACACGCAAGGGACtcgtctctttctcttcctcttccccgaTTAACTTTGCCCATTGCGACTTTTACTGAGTAGACGTGTGATTCTATAGGAGAAATGAAATCTCACGCTCTACTCGCTAGCCGCGGTCTTGCCCCTGCGCTACTCGCCCGATTCCAGAATGGCTTGCTGTACCGATTCCTTCGAGGCACACCCGCTAACCACCTTGAGCTGGCACAGCCTCCTATCTGGCGCGGTGTGGCCAGAAGGCTGGGGCAGTGGCATGCGGTCCTGCCAATTCAAGGTAAACCTGCGTTTCCGGCGACAAAGGAGCTGCCCATCGTGAAGAACCCAGTAGAAATCGAGTCAGAGATCTCAGAAAAACCGGACACCAATGGCCCCTTGATCCAACCAAGACACCCGGGACCCAACTTGTGGACGGTTCTGCAAAAATGGATTCTCGTTCTCCCGACTGCGAcagaagaacaacaagcGAGGCGCCAACGCTTGCAAGCGGAGCTCGAGCGCGTCGTGAAGGAATTTGATGACGGAAAGGGCATTGGAGAGGATGGTGTGCGTAGTGTCCTTCATTTTCCTTTCCTTGATGTGCCGGGTTAACCTGCCTCTAGTTGGTCTTCGCTCACTGCGACCTCTTATGCGCCAACGTGATCGCGACAGAAGAATCGATCGAATCCGGACCAGACGAGGAAGTCAGGAAAGTCCATTTCATTGACTATGAATACGCCAACCCCTCTCCCGCCGCATTCGATCTCGCCAACCACTTCGCAGAATGGGCTGGCTATGACTGCGACTACAGCATGGTGCCCACGCGTTTCGTCCGACGACAGTTCCTATCCCAGTACATCCAGAGCTACAGATACCACCGTGAAATTCCAGACTCGGCACATGAAGAGATGGTCGACCGGTTGTATGAGGACGTGGATCGTTTCCGTGGTATTCCTGGGTTGTACTGGTATGGTCTTCATCAACAGCTGGATCTTACTTTGAGCCAACATGCTAACTAGTGTAGGGGCGTCTGGGCACTTATCCAAGCACAAATCTCGCAAATCGACTTCGACTACGCCTCCTACGCCGAGAACCGTTTCGGCGAATACTACGCCTGGCGTCGCGAACAAGACGGCAGTCGAGTccaagaaggcgaagaaatGCCCCTTCGCGAGCGACGATGGGCACAGGAAGCATAATCGTCCTGACTCTCCTTCTCTCAAAAATCCGAACTCGACcgtttccttcttttctacTTTCGATTTCGCAAAATTGCATCAATATACATACATAGCCCGTTTTCGCTTTCTAATCTCATGAGTGTGTGCACGAGGGTTTCAACATTTGTCCCTCGACGAAAGGAAAACAAAACCTAATACTTATTAATCTTCTGTATGAGTTTGCTTGTGTCTGTGTTTGTTGGGTTAGGGAGCGGAAACTGGGTTGGTGTCTTTTTCAATTTGTTTTGTGTCTTGTCTTCAACGACTGGTGTTTGGGAAAATATGTACTTACATATAGCAATCATTGTCATTGTTTGGCATGGGGATAGATTTGGCATATCATATacgttccttttctttgagATGCTGGCAAGAGCATAATGATATAGTAAGACAGGATATCATTTCATGTGCAGTGGCCAACTAAATACACTAGAGATGCCAATATACAAAACAAGATCTATATGCTCTGACATTATAACCGATGCTGCAATCCCGTCGACGAATAAGAATCAGAAACAGGCGTATACGAAGCAGTAGAGGCAGGTGCAGGACATGGCTCTTTCAACCCTACCACATCCACCAACTTATTCCACGATACTCGTCCCCGTCTAGCATGTTCTCTAACAGTTTCCGGACTGGGATCCGCCAACGTCCTCGAGAAAAGCTCCAGCGATACCCATCCCTTAAAGCCCAAATCATTGAAGATGGCTCTTGCAATATCGGCAACAGGCAGATAGCCCCCTCTATCCTCTTCAAACGGGAAGAGTCTAGCATTGCGAGACCAATTCATCCGCGCCGGCTGCCCAGCAACAAAAAACTCATGCTTCTCATCAAGCGGCGCACTCAACTTCTCCCCATCAACAAGCTGCACATAAAACACCTTCTCAAGATCAATCTTATTACTGTTACTCCGCAAACGCAGCACAGAAGCCTGTATGTCCGCATCAGCATTCGGTGTTTTTCCTGTCGGCGAAGCCGGATCCGCATAGATCCTTCCCGCGATGTTAAACGAATCCAAACAGATTCCGAAATTGGGTCTGTCGACGCGCTTCACGACGTCCCAGCATTTCTCCCAGGTGTCGATGTGGTTGGCCCAGGCTAGGGACTCGTAAACGTAGCGGAAGGGTGGGTTTTGTTGGAGGCCTAGGTCTGCGATGCGTTGCAGGTCTGTGACGATTATGTCCTTGTCGCCTGTTGTTCTGGGTGCGCCGGTGGTTGAGTCTGGGGGGAGGAAGTTGGATGGGACTTGGATGAGATCCGTTCCCAGGATGCGGGCGAGTTGGAACCATTGTGGTAGTTTTGTGGTGACGAGCTGTTCATGTTGTTCGCGGTCTAGCAGACCCTCGTAGAAACTGAATGGCTGGAGACAGATAATTTCCAGGTTGAGGTTATCGCATAGTCGTTTTGTCTGGTGCGCTGCTTCGATGTGCGAGCCGTTGTGGCGGGTTTGCGCGAGGCAGTCCAGGTCGTCGAAGAAGAGCTCGATGCCTTGGTAGCCGTGCACAGCGGCTTGGTGGAGCTTGCTGGGGAGGTCGTGGATCCAGGGACGCCCTAGGGACATAGACGCGATTCCTAGACGGTTGGACATGTTGGTTGTATTGTATACTTGGCTTGATCCGAGATGTTAGCGAGGATGATGTCACTGGTTTGGACCAAGGGTATGGCAACACGATGAAAATGAAGGGAGTGGATTGCGAATGAGAGTGGAATACATTGATTTAATATCGACAGCGATAATTATAGAACTGTTTGGGAAAGGAAATAATATGCATTGACTTGCATGGTGATAGTAGCCGGATAAGGGTTTTTCAGCGTTTACCCGGGTGAACGTTCATCGCCTCTGTTCCCCACGGAATTGATCCATATGAAGAAGAGTATCTGGAATTGACCGTAGAATGATTTCACAAAGTTCATACTATTATGTCGTTGAGAATCGTTATCGTCGGCGCAGGCCTCATCGGCCCCCGTCATGCGCAATCCGTCCTATCCAATCCGTTCACCGAGCTGGCCGCTCTGGTCGACCCAGCGTCCAGCGCCGAGACTGCCGCGTCACAGCTCCAGACGATCTATTTCCCGTCGATATCGTCTATGCTGGAGTCCATTCCGAGGCCGGATGCTGCAATTGTCTGCACACCTAACCACACACATGTCGCGGTGTCCCGCGAACTACTAGAAAATGGGATCCACGTTCTAGTCGAGAAGCCCATTAGCGACAGCATTGAGACCGGTCTGGAACTACTGAAGTTTGCGCGCAAGCCTGGGAATGCGCACTTGAAGCTCCTTGTCGGTCATCATCGGCGATTCAACCCCTACGTCCTCAAGACTAAGGAGATCCTTGACGCCAAGTCGCTTGGACAGGTTATCGCCGTTAACGGACTATGGACACTGTTTAAGCCAGTCCAGTATTTCGAACCACCCGGCGACTGGCGTCGCAAGCAATTTGCCGGTGGTGTTATTCCCATCAACCTCGTCCACGACATCGACGTGCTACACTACCTATTCGGCCCCGTAGTACGCGTCCACGCTGAAAAGACCCTCCCGCAACGCCCAAACCCCCCACACGAAGCCGAAGAAGGAGCTGCACTGACACTCCGTTTTGCCTCAGGTGTCGTGGGCACATTCGTCGTCTGCGATGCCACGCCCTCACCCCATAACTTCGAAACTGGAACGGGCGAAAACCCGCTCATCCCGCAAAGCCCGACGGGGAGTGACTCGGATTTCTACCGGATCTTTGGATCGAATGCTTCCTTGAGTGTTCCAGATATGTCTCGCTGGAGCTACGACGGGCGCGCTGAGAAGAGCTGGAACCAGTCCTTAGCGGTTGAGCGTTTTGACGTTACGCATGCTACGCCTTTTGACATGCAGCTTGGGCATTTTGTGGATGTTATTCGGGGCAACGCAGAGCCGAGTTGCTCCGGTGCGGAAGGATTGAGGGCGTTGATTGTGTGTCAGGCTGCACGGAAGGCGTTGGAGACTGGGCAGCCAGTCGATATAGATACAGATTTGTTTAAAGCTAGTACATAACTACGTAGATAGTTCTATCAAATGCAGAGCAATTGAAACGCATAGCGCTGTTCTTCCACTCTTATAGCACCTGGAATGCACGAACACTGCAGCTGCATCTGTTATGCAGGCTGTTATGCAGTGCAAACACCCCGGATTCATTCTCCCCAGATTGTCAGGACCCATAAGTATCTCCACAGAGTGAGGGAAAAGCGTTCTGCCCGCGATTAGTCATGCGGGTAAAGAGAACGGAGGACATTCTGCAGCCTTACAGCCAGTATGCAAGATGGGAGAGTACAGACCATGGAGGGAATGAGCCTTGCAATGACCTAGATAGAAATATTTTCTTGGCAAGGTATCTTTGGATACCTGAAAGTGATGGGCGAAGAGAAGTAAGATAGCCTCACAGCGGGCCCAAACAGGCAAGACTAAAACGTTTCTCCGGCATGTGACTTGAATCTTTTCTCACGATCAAGGCTGAAAAATTCCCCTTGATTATTATAAGGAAGCGATATTCGTCTTCATTTTCAAGCAAACCACTCTTCCCACTCAATTCCTAATCAATTGAACAATCCACCATGGCAACCCAAGAAGAACCCATCACCTCTCCTGCCCACCTCGACGGCGTCGCCTACCTCTACGGCCATCCCCTCCTCAACTCCctctcccctcccctccaCCAAACAGTCTACAATGCCCTCGGTCTCAACTGGACCCAAATCCCCCTCTCCAGCGTGACTGGCACCTCCGCAACCTATCCGCCGCCCTACACGAAGTCCCCGCCAATTCCCACGTTCCTGTCATCGATCCGCGCAAACCCCAAGTTCGTGGGGAGCTCTGTCACTATGCCTTGGAAAGTGAACATCATGATGCATTTGGATGATCTTACCGAGGATGCGCGACAGGCGGGCGCTTGCAATACGATTTTCCTAAGGAAGGAGGGTGACGGGAGGACCTCGTATGTCGGAACGAATACGGATTGTATTGGGATTCGCGAGGCCTTGGTGCAAAATAAGCTTCCTACGACGGATGGGGATGATTTGTTTGGGGGTAAGCCGGCGTTGAttattggtggtggtggtactGCGCGCACGGCGGTGTATGTGCTGCGCAAGTGGTTGGGTGCTAGCAAGATCTATATCGTCAATCGGGATCGCGCGGAGGTCGAGGCCATCCTGAAGGAGGATGGTCAGAGGAATTCGAACCCTGTGGCGCCGTTGATTCATGTATCTGAGCCTGCTGTCGCGGCGGGTCTGGAGAAGCCGGCGGCGATTGTGTCGGGGATTCCGAACTACCCGCCTAAGACGCCGGAGGAGATTAAGTCGAGGGAGGTTATTCAAGCTTTCTTTGAGGGGCATTCACCACGGTCTgttgatggctacaaagGTGTGATTTTGGAGATGTGTTACCACCCCGTTCCGTGGACGGAGATCGCGCAGTTGGCGTCTGATGCGGGATGGAAGGTTATTCTGGGATCAGAGGCATTGATTTGGCAGGGTCTGGAGCAGGCTCGTTTGTGGACAGGACAAAATATCGCTGCGAAGCCGGAGATTGTGCAGCAGGTGAAGGATGTGATTGCTAAGTCGATTGCTTCGAGGGCGCCGTCCAAGTCGAATCTGTGAGCGCTTGTAATAATTCTGCTTCATACATTGTATATAGACTAAGCATGCTATTATATACGCATTATTTACTGCAATAACATGTGAACATATCAAACAATTATGCGCCGGGTCGAGTGTATTCCAGTTCCTGCACACGTCGCCATACTTCTCGCACCGTTCTTTCCTGTGTCTGTCGTCCTGTTTCAGTCTTTGAAGGGCCTGCTGGTCTGTGATAGTTAGTATCTTTCTGCGCGCGTTCCTGGGAATGGTCAAACCTACCGAATGGCCAAATAAAGCCGAGACCCCAGTCGAACATCCTCAATAGGCGCCGTATCAATGTTCTCAGGTGGATTGGCCGTAGTGACCAACCCTCCAGCTTCCAATAAAATAGCAATACCTGCTGCGACATCCCTATAACACCGTCAGTATCAACAAAGCCAGCCCAAGTAGAAAGAAACATACCACTCCCAACACCCGCCTTCCCACCAGATATCAAACGACCCCATAGCTGTGTAGGCCAAATCCAGCGTCGCACTCCCCAAGCTCCTAACCCCATGCACCATCCCGCCTTTCCCATCTCTCCCATCAACCTCAGCAGCCATATTCATGAAACTCTCAATCTTGCGACGCATATTCCCATCAGGCCGATCCCTGCGATCCTTGCCCCACTCGCACGAGAAGATGCATTTCCGGGGCGCATTCGCAGGCATCGGAGGAATGGACGGGTTGCGAATCAGAGGGAGTTGACGCTTTTCATTTAGCCATGCGCCGCGGCCGGtacaggaagaaaagagttGGTCTGTGAAGGGAGCGTAGATAACGCCGATGACGGGCTTATGCGCGACAATGAAGCCGATGGAGACGCAGAACATGGGGAAGATGTGGGTGTAGTTTACGGTGCCGTCTAGTGGGTCGATGCACCATGTTGGTTGTTCGTCGATGAGGTATTCGCGCGACTGGGATTTGGCGTATGTTTCTTCGCCGAGGAATCTGGAGACTCAATATTTATCATTGAGAATGGGGTCGATGGACTAACTTGTGGAATGGATATTTCTGCTGAAGCGCTGTTTTGATGAATGCTTCTACATCTGCTCAAGTCAGCTTCCATCATCTCGAGACTATTATTCTAATAAGAAGTACCTTCGTCCGTCTGCGTCACAATATCAACTgcattctccttctcctcaaaCTCATGACTGGCGCCTGCAATTCGCTTCTCGACTCCATCCAGGAGAAGCTGACCAGCTTTCTTGCCCAGGTCGACCGCGAAGGCGTAGATTTCGTCTAGTTCTGCTTGAATGAATGGCATCGTTAACGTATAAACGGGTGataagaagagaagagagaaaggaaaagatgACTGGGCTTGACTAACCCCGCGGGTAACCGACTATCGGTGCGGGGCGATGATAAACAAATGCCCTAATCGAGCACATGAACTGCTGCAATGCGGCGTAGACACGATTCATTCTCTCCAATAAAGGGCATTAGATAGGGACATCTACAGTATGTATGGGTTTTACTGTCTTTGCTGATCCAATGACATTAGCAGTTAGTACCCCTATATGGAGTGCTTGTAGCATGGGTTGATCTACACCACAACGCTGTCTCCGGCGCCAAATAGAATCCTACGTGATATTCGCGTCAATACCAAAACCGTAGCCTTATCATCAGGTGTAAATCTGCATATTTTGTTTTCAGATGCGACGGGGCCTCGGCGTTGGGCGGACTGTCCCGCCGGCAAAGCGCTCTCCCCGCAGGACGGCCGATGTCTTTACCCGGTGTTTATACTCGTTTATGGTAATTATTCACTACATTGATGGCAGAGCAAGCGGGAAAGATAAgtagaaaataaaaaagataTCGTTTTATTAAAGGGTACAAACCATTGACCTCTATGCAAAGACCATCATATATCCTGTTGCACCAGCAAAGACAGCTACTATAAATCCTCATTTTACTACGAGCCCACGCCGTTGTCGCCTCCTACCATACTCAATTATACCACGCAAAAGCAGACAAAATGGGCAAATCcatccttctcctcaacggccccaacctcaacctcctcggCACCCGCGAACCACACATATATGGCCACACCACCCTCTCCGACGTCGAATCCTCCTGCGCCTCCCACGCCGCCTCCATGGGCGCAACCCTCGACTCCTTCCAATCAAATCACGAAGGCGCCCTAATCGACCGCATCCACGCAGCCCGCGACAATGTTGACGGCATCATTATCAACCCCGGCGGATTCACGCATACGTCGGTTGCGATTCGGGATGCGCTGCTGGGGGTAAATATCCCGTTTATCGAGCTGCATGTGAGCAATGTGCATGCGCGGGAACCATGGAGGCATCATAGTTATTTCAGTGATAAGGCCGCGGGGATTATTGTGGGATTAGGGGTTTTTGGATATAAGGTTGCCGTGGAACATGTGGTGGTGAATTTTAAGTCGAGAGAGGAGAGGGCTGCACTCTAATTTTAAATTTGGGGCTATATACAGGGCTATATACAGGTGGTTCTGGTTTGTTTTATTGTGTCGTCAAGATACCATGTATAATACAATCAATAATCTTTACAAAGTCCAAACTCCAAACAGTAATGTGTATGTACACCTGGGTATCACGACTCTCGACGGCCCGTGGAAGTCTCCGGGCCTGGTTTCTGCTGTGTCTGTGCTAAAAGAAACGGTTCCGTCTGATCACTAGAAGGATAGAGTTCTGGCATCCCTGCATCAGGTACGAATCCAAGGTTCTGCATGAACTCGGGTTGATTGTCGGCCCTGCATTCACAAGCAGGTTAGCATTTTTCTTACTCGTGTCAATCGGGAAAGACTTACTTCTCAGTGCCATCCAATGATGCCAGCTCATCGAACAGTGCATCAAGATCCGGTGCAATTCTCTGTCGTCGGGGTTGTCCATATCCATCCATGTCCACAAATGAGTCAAGGTTAAGATTCGGATCGTTGTACGTAGGTGGACACTGGGACGTAGCTGGCTGAAAAGGTACTGGTATATTAGACAATAAGGATGCCTCGCGAATAGGCTTCGTTGTAGAAATAGAATGCCGTGTCCTGCTAGGCGTAGGCCCATTCAGTTGTGACGGTTGACGTGATGTTTCGGCCGCAGTACGCGCGTTTGTCAATGACGGCGTTGGCGTCCTCAGCAGAGAAATGCTATCGTCAAGACTGGCCGGTGTTCTCATCCAGGGATTCGAAAGAAAGGAATCGATATTGATCCCAGCGCGGGGATCATCTATCATGTCTATTCGAGGCGCCTCGCTTCTCGGATCAAGAGCAGTCGCCTGGAACCTGGAGGGGCCTTGAGTCATAATATCATTCGATAACATACTCGTTTCCGAGGGGGAGATATTAGCGAAGCTTCCTTGTCGGTTCGCTGGtatggatgtggatgtgatTGTAGTCTGGACCCCATTCGTTGAACTTTCTCCGGCAGTCTTCTCTGGTACGGACCATACCGAAGCGAcatgagaagaaaaagattcGAGTTTGCTCTGCAGGCCAAATTCAAGTTCAGCCGACGACGACATTCTTTGTGCCCCATCAGGCCGTTGAATGCCAAGCGTCAAGATCATCCCGAACGTAGGGCATGTTGCTGAAAGACTGTAAGTCTCCATATAAGTTTGAAGCAAAAGCAGTAGCCTCTTGGAGCTTTCAATGGCACGCCTCTTGCGAGGCGTCTCTGTCATTGCCCCATTGCTTTCTTGGCTTGCAATTTCCAAGCCTAAGACGGTGACAACCCCTTCATACAGAATCTCAAGCCCAAATACATGCGGTGCCGACCGAGTCGGGTTTGATTGTAAGTCAACACGATAAGCTTTGGGAAGCGCGCTAACCCAAAGCTGTAACTGACGCTCTACAGCCTCCAGTTGCGAAACAGACGCGGTTGAACGATGCCGTAGACAACACAGCTCATTCAGGATGGATACCAATGAAACCAGTCGATTGAACGTGCTCAGTGCATGAAGAGGTCCGCGATGAAAAGA
This Aspergillus chevalieri M1 DNA, chromosome 3, nearly complete sequence DNA region includes the following protein-coding sequences:
- the QUTE1 gene encoding type II 3-dehydroquinate dehydratase (COG:E;~EggNog:ENOG410PNZV;~InterPro:IPR036441,IPR018509,IPR001874;~PFAM:PF01220;~go_function: GO:0003855 - 3-dehydroquinate dehydratase activity [Evidence IEA]), translating into MGKSILLLNGPNLNLLGTREPHIYGHTTLSDVESSCASHAASMGATLDSFQSNHEGALIDRIHAARDNVDGIIINPGGFTHTSVAIRDALLGVNIPFIELHVSNVHAREPWRHHSYFSDKAAGIIVGLGVFGYKVAVEHVVVNFKSREERAAL
- a CDS encoding inositol monophosphatase family protein (COG:G;~EggNog:ENOG410PJHW;~InterPro:IPR020550,IPR000760,IPR020583,IPR033942;~PFAM:PF00459;~go_function: GO:0008934 - inositol monophosphate 1-phosphatase activity [Evidence IEA];~go_process: GO:0046854 - phosphatidylinositol phosphorylation [Evidence IEA];~go_process: GO:0046855 - inositol phosphate dephosphorylation [Evidence IEA]) — encoded protein: MPFIQAELDEIYAFAVDLGKKAGQLLLDGVEKRIAGASHEFEEKENAVDIVTQTDEDVEAFIKTALQQKYPFHKFLGEETYAKSQSREYLIDEQPTWCIDPLDGTVNYTHIFPMFCVSIGFIVAHKPVIGVIYAPFTDQLFSSCTGRGAWLNEKRQLPLIRNPSIPPMPANAPRKCIFSCEWGKDRRDRPDGNMRRKIESFMNMAAEVDGRDGKGGMVHGVRSLGSATLDLAYTAMGSFDIWWEGGCWEWDVAAGIAILLEAGGLVTTANPPENIDTAPIEDVRLGSRLYLAIRPAGPSKTETGRQTQERTVREVWRRVQELEYTRPGA
- a CDS encoding shikimate dehydrogenase family protein (COG:E;~EggNog:ENOG410PKCS;~InterPro:IPR036291,IPR013708;~PFAM:PF08501;~go_function: GO:0004764 - shikimate 3-dehydrogenase (NADP+) activity [Evidence IEA];~go_process: GO:0055114 - oxidation-reduction process [Evidence IEA]); the protein is MATQEEPITSPAHLDGVAYLYGHPLLNSLSPPLHQTVYNALGLNWTQIPLSSVTGTSATYPPPYTKSPPIPTFLSSIRANPKFVGSSVTMPWKVNIMMHLDDLTEDARQAGACNTIFLRKEGDGRTSYVGTNTDCIGIREALVQNKLPTTDGDDLFGGKPALIIGGGGTARTAVYVLRKWLGASKIYIVNRDRAEVEAILKEDGQRNSNPVAPLIHVSEPAVAAGLEKPAAIVSGIPNYPPKTPEEIKSREVIQAFFEGHSPRSVDGYKGVILEMCYHPVPWTEIAQLASDAGWKVILGSEALIWQGLEQARLWTGQNIAAKPEIVQQVKDVIAKSIASRAPSKSNL
- a CDS encoding Gfo/Idh/MocA family protein (COG:S;~EggNog:ENOG410PIJP;~InterPro:IPR004104,IPR000683,IPR036291;~PFAM:PF02894,PF01408;~go_function: GO:0016491 - oxidoreductase activity [Evidence IEA]), whose amino-acid sequence is MSLRIVIVGAGLIGPRHAQSVLSNPFTELAALVDPASSAETAASQLQTIYFPSISSMLESIPRPDAAIVCTPNHTHVAVSRELLENGIHVLVEKPISDSIETGLELLKFARKPGNAHLKLLVGHHRRFNPYVLKTKEILDAKSLGQVIAVNGLWTLFKPVQYFEPPGDWRRKQFAGGVIPINLVHDIDVLHYLFGPVVRVHAEKTLPQRPNPPHEAEEGAALTLRFASGVVGTFVVCDATPSPHNFETGTGENPLIPQSPTGSDSDFYRIFGSNASLSVPDMSRWSYDGRAEKSWNQSLAVERFDVTHATPFDMQLGHFVDVIRGNAEPSCSGAEGLRALIVCQAARKALETGQPVDIDTDLFKAST
- a CDS encoding sugar phosphate isomerase/epimerase family protein (COG:E;~EggNog:ENOG410PI98;~InterPro:IPR013022,IPR036237;~PFAM:PF01261), producing MSNRLGIASMSLGRPWIHDLPSKLHQAAVHGYQGIELFFDDLDCLAQTRHNGSHIEAAHQTKRLCDNLNLEIICLQPFSFYEGLLDREQHEQLVTTKLPQWFQLARILGTDLIQVPSNFLPPDSTTGAPRTTGDKDIIVTDLQRIADLGLQQNPPFRYVYESLAWANHIDTWEKCWDVVKRVDRPNFGICLDSFNIAGRIYADPASPTGKTPNADADIQASVLRLRSNSNKIDLEKVFYVQLVDGEKLSAPLDEKHEFFVAGQPARMNWSRNARLFPFEEDRGGYLPVADIARAIFNDLGFKGWVSLELFSRTLADPSPETVREHARRGRVSWNKLVDVVGLKEPCPAPASTASYTPVSDSYSSTGLQHRL
- a CDS encoding putative ethanolamine kinase (COG:I;~EggNog:ENOG410PGII;~InterPro:IPR011009;~PFAM:PF01633,PF01636); translated protein: MGSTYESGNDVLSSLRYIPQSYNHADSQASALRLVLTLNPDWEGPGNNIELVRFTDGITNTLLKIINRKPEWTEEQIDHEAVLMRAYGNCTELIIDREREMKSHALLASRGLAPALLARFQNGLLYRFLRGTPANHLELAQPPIWRGVARRLGQWHAVLPIQGKPAFPATKELPIVKNPVEIESEISEKPDTNGPLIQPRHPGPNLWTVLQKWILVLPTATEEQQARRQRLQAELERVVKEFDDGKGIGEDGLVFAHCDLLCANVIATEESIESGPDEEVRKVHFIDYEYANPSPAAFDLANHFAEWAGYDCDYSMVPTRFVRRQFLSQYIQSYRYHREIPDSAHEEMVDRLYEDVDRFRGIPGLYWGVWALIQAQISQIDFDYASYAENRFGEYYAWRREQDGSRVQEGEEMPLRERRWAQEA